A part of Drosophila bipectinata strain 14024-0381.07 chromosome 3L, DbipHiC1v2, whole genome shotgun sequence genomic DNA contains:
- the LOC108126399 gene encoding uncharacterized protein isoform X2: MSTIVEQAPKTAATTSQSAASAVATSAISTAGTPPGTASATVATAAATSAPAASEIEQLQQALIEKQTQLYALETACLRETERQVELEDSVIAWQDKYDRLYESHKRVQKVNQSLEDKMLKLVDRNAGERAQLTSDVATLSVRLAQANFNIAKLQREIERYKADISLAIQLLQCKPDSFVSQKVSSLPIDIQSKVSAYMRLETNSHSDSECSNSGVGVATTASYKVLPASDSPPPSACPFPPTAMVYSMRGLDAANGNEANNPQQQKSNQATTNNNITSSNKDSINNNNNNNNTSGNNNKFGTTTSNCNSNQTTNPDMISPTIMAKFLEDELKANEVKHCDTCQCSKQDLQVLADLTRSYTVATQTPHQLHLQGSGLNESNLTQLCLRCHSNLNSPSRTNSPYLMKLVKSSDSVISETKSSVSDLNDMDKLFTPAKKDDLMVNPILGHHRLCERTVAVPGQGQDYASGKLTTSTMMYPTTHLGAYAAEKYLLETSNLGQLRNGYQRRFLDGGGTALQLLNKFEAAGVGTGGPVPDELEQDEVSKPLLAGVSQANLLEADQAPTPQPQVASTAKLEDVCEPTPLVTKSVAPSVNAAPAQLKSTNSGSVQSLWSNKTSSCEGAKMFETFNRNLIKTIKAENPKYRGPRLCAMRIQQNGQSNILLDNLESIETYTPVIYKRRERLLDEELNDGKDIITSKESNAAATVEAWQGPAAPHENVALQPVLEPQVEAQQQLQQQQQQQQQQLPDAEAEKPKAGDPPVSVNPGVNSPKHSANSSSISDVIDYQESVLLRRQQLSRVAEWVQHNTQQLEQRNLQQPPAASDSNSGTERQSSYSTLDRMDSISIEKLSMDSGYKTTPQQLTNGYPEKSTEDSLSPKTDITSNSLPENPVGLVAVAPNVEPKTTEMCTTYYRRTTRSGLPVAYTTVAVPPSEVPAGAVSSTSSGSEPLILPEQPTCDILNYKYYPNDTDKTRSVQAELHTTTQNVDIAQMEYNVKQFLLKQNEWSMHGAGAGAGAVPGPGGVVGVSRLMQRRILGPGVGERVRMATPGGAVAAISAATTQSGMLPPHRTETNL, from the exons GCACCGAAAACGGCGGCAACTACATCCCAGAGTGCAGCATCAGCAGTGGCGACATCGGCCATATCCACAGCTGGCACGCCCCCTGGAACGGCTAGTGCCACGGTAGCGACAGCGGCAGCCACTTCCGCTCCCGCGGCGTCGGAAATTGAACAACTGCAACAGGCACTAATCGAAAAGCAAACGCAGCTATACGCCCTGGAAACCGCCTGTCTGCGGGAAACAGAGCGCCAGGTGGAGCTCGAGGACAGCGTGATAGCGTGGCAGGACAAGTACGACCGCCTCTACGAGTCCCACAAGCGTGTCCAGAAGGTCAACCAGAGTCTGGAGGACAAAATGCTCAAGCTGGTGGACCGGAACGCCGGGGAGCGGGCCCAGCTGACCAGCGATGTGGCCACTTTGAGTGTCCGTCTGGCCCAGGCCAACTTCAATATAGCCAAGTTGCAGAGGGAAATC GAACGCTACAAGGCTGACATTAGCCTGGCCATACAATTGCTGCAGTGCAAGCCGGATAGTTTTGTGTCCCAAAAAGTGTCATCG CTACCCATTGATATTCAATCCAAGGTGTCGGCGTACATGAGACTGGAAACAAACTCCCATTCCGACTCGGAGTGCAGTAATAGcggagtgggcgtggccacCACAGCTTCCTATAAAGTGCTTCCGGCCTCCGACTCGCCGCCCCCCTCCGCCTGCCCCTTCCCGCCCACGGCCATGGTCTATTCGATGCGGGGACTCG ACGCCGCCAATGGGAATGAAGCCAACAATCCCCAGCAGCAAAAGTCCAACCAGGCCACAACTAACAATAAcatcaccagcagcaacaaggaCTCtattaacaacaacaataacaacaataataccagcggcaacaacaacaagttcGGCACAACAACCAGCAATTGTAATTCGAATCAAACTACCAATCCCGACATGATATCGCCAACCATAATGGCCAAGTTTCTGGAGGACGAGCTGAAGGCGAACGAGGTGAAACACTGCGACACGTGTCAGTGCAGCAAGCAGGACCTGCAGGTCCTGGCGGATCTGACGCGTTCCTACACGGTGGCCACCCAGACGCCGCACCAGCTACATCTCCAGGGATCGGGATTGAACGAGTCCAACTTGACCCAACTGTGTTTGCGGTGTCACAGCAACTTGAACTCTCCGTCGCGAACCAATAGTCCATATCTGATGAAGCTGGTCAAGTCCAGCGACTCGGTTATATCAGAAACCAAGAGCTCTGTATCGGATCTGAATGATATGGACAAACTGTTCACCCCGGCCAAGAAGGACGATCTGATGGTGAACCCTATCCTTGGGCATCATCGCTTGTGTGAGAGGACAGTTGCAG TTCCAGGACAAGGACAGGACTACGCCAGTGGCAAGCTAACCACTTCCACCATGATGTATCCAACCACTCATTTGGGTGCCTATGCCGCCGAGAAATATCTCCTGGAGACCAGTAATCTCGGCCAGCTGAGAAATGGCTATCAGAGACGGTTCCTAGATGGCGGAGGAACGGCTTTGCAGCTTTTGAACAAATTCGAGGCGGCAGGTGTTGGTACCGGAGGCCCTGTACCGGATGAACTGGAGCAGGACGAGGTCAGTAAGCCCCTCCTGGCTGGCGTTTCGCAGGCGAATCTCTTGGAAGCCGACCAGGCCCCCACACCACAGCCCCAGGTGGCGAGCACTGCGAAGCTGGAAGATGTGTGCGAACCGACGCCTTTGGTTACCAAGTCGGTGGCTCCTTCCGTAAACGCAGCTCCAGCCCAGCTCAAGTCCACCAACTCGGGCAGTGTCCAAAGCTTGTGGAGCAACAAGACCAGCAGCTGTGAGGGAGCCAAAATGTTTGAGACCTTCAACAGGAACCTCATAAAAACCATCAAG GCTGAGAACCCCAAGTACCGAGGACCTCGTCTGTGCGCCATGCGGATTCAGCAGAACGGGCAGAGCAACATCCTGCTGGACAATCTGGAATCTATTGAAACCTACACCCCGGTGATCTACAAGCGACGGGAGCGACTCCTCGACGAGGAACTCAACGATGGCAAGGACATCATAACCAGCAAGGAGAGCAATGCAGCGGCAACCGTAGAGGCCTGGCAAGGACCAGCTGCTCCCCATGAGAATGTGGCCCTGCAGCCAGTGCTGGAACCCCAAGTGGAGGCtcagcagcaactgcaacagcaacaacaacagcagcagcagcaacttccGGATGCGGAGGCGGAGAAACCCAAGGCGGGAGATCCACCCGTAAGCGTCAATCCTGGAGTGAACTCGCCCAAGCACTCAGCCAACTCCAGCTCCATCAGCGATGTCATCGACTATCAGGAGAGTGTGCTGCTGAGGCGGCAACAGCTCAGTCGGGTGGCCGAGTGGGTGCAGCACAACACCCAGCAGCTGGAGCAGAGGAACCTGCAACAGCCACCGGCGGCCAGTGACTCCAACTCGGGCACCGAACGGCAGTCCTCGTACTCCACCCTGGACCGCATGGACTCCATATCCATAGAGAAGCTGTCGATGGACTCTGGCTACAAGACCACGCCGCAGCAGCTCACCAATGGCTATCCCGAGAAGTCCACTGAGGATTCGCTGTCCCCCAAAACGGACATCACCAGCAACTCTCTGCCAGAGAATCCGGTAGGACTTGTGGCTGTCGCGCCCAACGTAGAGCCAAAGACTACGGAAATGTGCACCACCTACTACAGGAGGACCACACGGTCTGGTCTGCCGGTGGCCTACACCACTGTGGCAGTTCCTCCCTCGGAAGTCCCGGCGGGCGCAGTGTCCTCCACGTCCTCCGGATCAGAGCCGCTGATCTTGCCCGAACAGCCCACTTGTGATATTCTCAACTACAAATACTATCCCAATGACACGGACAAGACGCGATCCGTGCAGGCGGAGCTGCACACCACCACCCAGAACGTGGACATTGCCCAGATGGAGTACAACGTGAAGCAGTTCCTGCTGAAGCAGAACGAGTGGTCCATGCACGGAGCTGGAGCCGGGGCAGGAGCAGTCCCTGGGCCCGGAGGAGTGGTAGGAGTATCGCGCTTGATGCAGCGCCGGATCCTGGGTCCCGGCGTGGGGGAGAGGGTGCGCATGGCCACTCCCGGAGGAGCTGTGGCCGCCATAAGCGCCGCCACCACCCAGTCCGGCATGCTGCCGCCCCACAGAACTGAAACGAATTTATAA
- the LOC108126399 gene encoding uncharacterized protein isoform X3, with protein MLKLVDRNAGERAQLTSDVATLSVRLAQANFNIAKLQREIERYKADISLAIQLLQCKPDSFVSQKVSSLPIDIQSKVSAYMRLETNSHSDSECSNSGVGVATTASYKVLPASDSPPPSACPFPPTAMVYSMRGLGRYAANGNEANNPQQQKSNQATTNNNITSSNKDSINNNNNNNNTSGNNNKFGTTTSNCNSNQTTNPDMISPTIMAKFLEDELKANEVKHCDTCQCSKQDLQVLADLTRSYTVATQTPHQLHLQGSGLNESNLTQLCLRCHSNLNSPSRTNSPYLMKLVKSSDSVISETKSSVSDLNDMDKLFTPAKKDDLMVNPILGHHRLCERTVAVPGQGQDYASGKLTTSTMMYPTTHLGAYAAEKYLLETSNLGQLRNGYQRRFLDGGGTALQLLNKFEAAGVGTGGPVPDELEQDEVSKPLLAGVSQANLLEADQAPTPQPQVASTAKLEDVCEPTPLVTKSVAPSVNAAPAQLKSTNSGSVQSLWSNKTSSCEGAKMFETFNRNLIKTIKAENPKYRGPRLCAMRIQQNGQSNILLDNLESIETYTPVIYKRRERLLDEELNDGKDIITSKESNAAATVEAWQGPAAPHENVALQPVLEPQVEAQQQLQQQQQQQQQQLPDAEAEKPKAGDPPVSVNPGVNSPKHSANSSSISDVIDYQESVLLRRQQLSRVAEWVQHNTQQLEQRNLQQPPAASDSNSGTERQSSYSTLDRMDSISIEKLSMDSGYKTTPQQLTNGYPEKSTEDSLSPKTDITSNSLPENPVGLVAVAPNVEPKTTEMCTTYYRRTTRSGLPVAYTTVAVPPSEVPAGAVSSTSSGSEPLILPEQPTCDILNYKYYPNDTDKTRSVQAELHTTTQNVDIAQMEYNVKQFLLKQNEWSMHGAGAGAGAVPGPGGVVGVSRLMQRRILGPGVGERVRMATPGGAVAAISAATTQSGMLPPHRTETNL; from the exons ATGCTCAAGCTGGTGGACCGGAACGCCGGGGAGCGGGCCCAGCTGACCAGCGATGTGGCCACTTTGAGTGTCCGTCTGGCCCAGGCCAACTTCAATATAGCCAAGTTGCAGAGGGAAATC GAACGCTACAAGGCTGACATTAGCCTGGCCATACAATTGCTGCAGTGCAAGCCGGATAGTTTTGTGTCCCAAAAAGTGTCATCG CTACCCATTGATATTCAATCCAAGGTGTCGGCGTACATGAGACTGGAAACAAACTCCCATTCCGACTCGGAGTGCAGTAATAGcggagtgggcgtggccacCACAGCTTCCTATAAAGTGCTTCCGGCCTCCGACTCGCCGCCCCCCTCCGCCTGCCCCTTCCCGCCCACGGCCATGGTCTATTCGATGCGGGGACTCGGTAGGT ACGCCGCCAATGGGAATGAAGCCAACAATCCCCAGCAGCAAAAGTCCAACCAGGCCACAACTAACAATAAcatcaccagcagcaacaaggaCTCtattaacaacaacaataacaacaataataccagcggcaacaacaacaagttcGGCACAACAACCAGCAATTGTAATTCGAATCAAACTACCAATCCCGACATGATATCGCCAACCATAATGGCCAAGTTTCTGGAGGACGAGCTGAAGGCGAACGAGGTGAAACACTGCGACACGTGTCAGTGCAGCAAGCAGGACCTGCAGGTCCTGGCGGATCTGACGCGTTCCTACACGGTGGCCACCCAGACGCCGCACCAGCTACATCTCCAGGGATCGGGATTGAACGAGTCCAACTTGACCCAACTGTGTTTGCGGTGTCACAGCAACTTGAACTCTCCGTCGCGAACCAATAGTCCATATCTGATGAAGCTGGTCAAGTCCAGCGACTCGGTTATATCAGAAACCAAGAGCTCTGTATCGGATCTGAATGATATGGACAAACTGTTCACCCCGGCCAAGAAGGACGATCTGATGGTGAACCCTATCCTTGGGCATCATCGCTTGTGTGAGAGGACAGTTGCAG TTCCAGGACAAGGACAGGACTACGCCAGTGGCAAGCTAACCACTTCCACCATGATGTATCCAACCACTCATTTGGGTGCCTATGCCGCCGAGAAATATCTCCTGGAGACCAGTAATCTCGGCCAGCTGAGAAATGGCTATCAGAGACGGTTCCTAGATGGCGGAGGAACGGCTTTGCAGCTTTTGAACAAATTCGAGGCGGCAGGTGTTGGTACCGGAGGCCCTGTACCGGATGAACTGGAGCAGGACGAGGTCAGTAAGCCCCTCCTGGCTGGCGTTTCGCAGGCGAATCTCTTGGAAGCCGACCAGGCCCCCACACCACAGCCCCAGGTGGCGAGCACTGCGAAGCTGGAAGATGTGTGCGAACCGACGCCTTTGGTTACCAAGTCGGTGGCTCCTTCCGTAAACGCAGCTCCAGCCCAGCTCAAGTCCACCAACTCGGGCAGTGTCCAAAGCTTGTGGAGCAACAAGACCAGCAGCTGTGAGGGAGCCAAAATGTTTGAGACCTTCAACAGGAACCTCATAAAAACCATCAAG GCTGAGAACCCCAAGTACCGAGGACCTCGTCTGTGCGCCATGCGGATTCAGCAGAACGGGCAGAGCAACATCCTGCTGGACAATCTGGAATCTATTGAAACCTACACCCCGGTGATCTACAAGCGACGGGAGCGACTCCTCGACGAGGAACTCAACGATGGCAAGGACATCATAACCAGCAAGGAGAGCAATGCAGCGGCAACCGTAGAGGCCTGGCAAGGACCAGCTGCTCCCCATGAGAATGTGGCCCTGCAGCCAGTGCTGGAACCCCAAGTGGAGGCtcagcagcaactgcaacagcaacaacaacagcagcagcagcaacttccGGATGCGGAGGCGGAGAAACCCAAGGCGGGAGATCCACCCGTAAGCGTCAATCCTGGAGTGAACTCGCCCAAGCACTCAGCCAACTCCAGCTCCATCAGCGATGTCATCGACTATCAGGAGAGTGTGCTGCTGAGGCGGCAACAGCTCAGTCGGGTGGCCGAGTGGGTGCAGCACAACACCCAGCAGCTGGAGCAGAGGAACCTGCAACAGCCACCGGCGGCCAGTGACTCCAACTCGGGCACCGAACGGCAGTCCTCGTACTCCACCCTGGACCGCATGGACTCCATATCCATAGAGAAGCTGTCGATGGACTCTGGCTACAAGACCACGCCGCAGCAGCTCACCAATGGCTATCCCGAGAAGTCCACTGAGGATTCGCTGTCCCCCAAAACGGACATCACCAGCAACTCTCTGCCAGAGAATCCGGTAGGACTTGTGGCTGTCGCGCCCAACGTAGAGCCAAAGACTACGGAAATGTGCACCACCTACTACAGGAGGACCACACGGTCTGGTCTGCCGGTGGCCTACACCACTGTGGCAGTTCCTCCCTCGGAAGTCCCGGCGGGCGCAGTGTCCTCCACGTCCTCCGGATCAGAGCCGCTGATCTTGCCCGAACAGCCCACTTGTGATATTCTCAACTACAAATACTATCCCAATGACACGGACAAGACGCGATCCGTGCAGGCGGAGCTGCACACCACCACCCAGAACGTGGACATTGCCCAGATGGAGTACAACGTGAAGCAGTTCCTGCTGAAGCAGAACGAGTGGTCCATGCACGGAGCTGGAGCCGGGGCAGGAGCAGTCCCTGGGCCCGGAGGAGTGGTAGGAGTATCGCGCTTGATGCAGCGCCGGATCCTGGGTCCCGGCGTGGGGGAGAGGGTGCGCATGGCCACTCCCGGAGGAGCTGTGGCCGCCATAAGCGCCGCCACCACCCAGTCCGGCATGCTGCCGCCCCACAGAACTGAAACGAATTTATAA
- the LOC108126399 gene encoding uncharacterized protein isoform X1, translated as MSTIVEQAPKTAATTSQSAASAVATSAISTAGTPPGTASATVATAAATSAPAASEIEQLQQALIEKQTQLYALETACLRETERQVELEDSVIAWQDKYDRLYESHKRVQKVNQSLEDKMLKLVDRNAGERAQLTSDVATLSVRLAQANFNIAKLQREIERYKADISLAIQLLQCKPDSFVSQKVSSLPIDIQSKVSAYMRLETNSHSDSECSNSGVGVATTASYKVLPASDSPPPSACPFPPTAMVYSMRGLGRYAANGNEANNPQQQKSNQATTNNNITSSNKDSINNNNNNNNTSGNNNKFGTTTSNCNSNQTTNPDMISPTIMAKFLEDELKANEVKHCDTCQCSKQDLQVLADLTRSYTVATQTPHQLHLQGSGLNESNLTQLCLRCHSNLNSPSRTNSPYLMKLVKSSDSVISETKSSVSDLNDMDKLFTPAKKDDLMVNPILGHHRLCERTVAVPGQGQDYASGKLTTSTMMYPTTHLGAYAAEKYLLETSNLGQLRNGYQRRFLDGGGTALQLLNKFEAAGVGTGGPVPDELEQDEVSKPLLAGVSQANLLEADQAPTPQPQVASTAKLEDVCEPTPLVTKSVAPSVNAAPAQLKSTNSGSVQSLWSNKTSSCEGAKMFETFNRNLIKTIKAENPKYRGPRLCAMRIQQNGQSNILLDNLESIETYTPVIYKRRERLLDEELNDGKDIITSKESNAAATVEAWQGPAAPHENVALQPVLEPQVEAQQQLQQQQQQQQQQLPDAEAEKPKAGDPPVSVNPGVNSPKHSANSSSISDVIDYQESVLLRRQQLSRVAEWVQHNTQQLEQRNLQQPPAASDSNSGTERQSSYSTLDRMDSISIEKLSMDSGYKTTPQQLTNGYPEKSTEDSLSPKTDITSNSLPENPVGLVAVAPNVEPKTTEMCTTYYRRTTRSGLPVAYTTVAVPPSEVPAGAVSSTSSGSEPLILPEQPTCDILNYKYYPNDTDKTRSVQAELHTTTQNVDIAQMEYNVKQFLLKQNEWSMHGAGAGAGAVPGPGGVVGVSRLMQRRILGPGVGERVRMATPGGAVAAISAATTQSGMLPPHRTETNL; from the exons GCACCGAAAACGGCGGCAACTACATCCCAGAGTGCAGCATCAGCAGTGGCGACATCGGCCATATCCACAGCTGGCACGCCCCCTGGAACGGCTAGTGCCACGGTAGCGACAGCGGCAGCCACTTCCGCTCCCGCGGCGTCGGAAATTGAACAACTGCAACAGGCACTAATCGAAAAGCAAACGCAGCTATACGCCCTGGAAACCGCCTGTCTGCGGGAAACAGAGCGCCAGGTGGAGCTCGAGGACAGCGTGATAGCGTGGCAGGACAAGTACGACCGCCTCTACGAGTCCCACAAGCGTGTCCAGAAGGTCAACCAGAGTCTGGAGGACAAAATGCTCAAGCTGGTGGACCGGAACGCCGGGGAGCGGGCCCAGCTGACCAGCGATGTGGCCACTTTGAGTGTCCGTCTGGCCCAGGCCAACTTCAATATAGCCAAGTTGCAGAGGGAAATC GAACGCTACAAGGCTGACATTAGCCTGGCCATACAATTGCTGCAGTGCAAGCCGGATAGTTTTGTGTCCCAAAAAGTGTCATCG CTACCCATTGATATTCAATCCAAGGTGTCGGCGTACATGAGACTGGAAACAAACTCCCATTCCGACTCGGAGTGCAGTAATAGcggagtgggcgtggccacCACAGCTTCCTATAAAGTGCTTCCGGCCTCCGACTCGCCGCCCCCCTCCGCCTGCCCCTTCCCGCCCACGGCCATGGTCTATTCGATGCGGGGACTCGGTAGGT ACGCCGCCAATGGGAATGAAGCCAACAATCCCCAGCAGCAAAAGTCCAACCAGGCCACAACTAACAATAAcatcaccagcagcaacaaggaCTCtattaacaacaacaataacaacaataataccagcggcaacaacaacaagttcGGCACAACAACCAGCAATTGTAATTCGAATCAAACTACCAATCCCGACATGATATCGCCAACCATAATGGCCAAGTTTCTGGAGGACGAGCTGAAGGCGAACGAGGTGAAACACTGCGACACGTGTCAGTGCAGCAAGCAGGACCTGCAGGTCCTGGCGGATCTGACGCGTTCCTACACGGTGGCCACCCAGACGCCGCACCAGCTACATCTCCAGGGATCGGGATTGAACGAGTCCAACTTGACCCAACTGTGTTTGCGGTGTCACAGCAACTTGAACTCTCCGTCGCGAACCAATAGTCCATATCTGATGAAGCTGGTCAAGTCCAGCGACTCGGTTATATCAGAAACCAAGAGCTCTGTATCGGATCTGAATGATATGGACAAACTGTTCACCCCGGCCAAGAAGGACGATCTGATGGTGAACCCTATCCTTGGGCATCATCGCTTGTGTGAGAGGACAGTTGCAG TTCCAGGACAAGGACAGGACTACGCCAGTGGCAAGCTAACCACTTCCACCATGATGTATCCAACCACTCATTTGGGTGCCTATGCCGCCGAGAAATATCTCCTGGAGACCAGTAATCTCGGCCAGCTGAGAAATGGCTATCAGAGACGGTTCCTAGATGGCGGAGGAACGGCTTTGCAGCTTTTGAACAAATTCGAGGCGGCAGGTGTTGGTACCGGAGGCCCTGTACCGGATGAACTGGAGCAGGACGAGGTCAGTAAGCCCCTCCTGGCTGGCGTTTCGCAGGCGAATCTCTTGGAAGCCGACCAGGCCCCCACACCACAGCCCCAGGTGGCGAGCACTGCGAAGCTGGAAGATGTGTGCGAACCGACGCCTTTGGTTACCAAGTCGGTGGCTCCTTCCGTAAACGCAGCTCCAGCCCAGCTCAAGTCCACCAACTCGGGCAGTGTCCAAAGCTTGTGGAGCAACAAGACCAGCAGCTGTGAGGGAGCCAAAATGTTTGAGACCTTCAACAGGAACCTCATAAAAACCATCAAG GCTGAGAACCCCAAGTACCGAGGACCTCGTCTGTGCGCCATGCGGATTCAGCAGAACGGGCAGAGCAACATCCTGCTGGACAATCTGGAATCTATTGAAACCTACACCCCGGTGATCTACAAGCGACGGGAGCGACTCCTCGACGAGGAACTCAACGATGGCAAGGACATCATAACCAGCAAGGAGAGCAATGCAGCGGCAACCGTAGAGGCCTGGCAAGGACCAGCTGCTCCCCATGAGAATGTGGCCCTGCAGCCAGTGCTGGAACCCCAAGTGGAGGCtcagcagcaactgcaacagcaacaacaacagcagcagcagcaacttccGGATGCGGAGGCGGAGAAACCCAAGGCGGGAGATCCACCCGTAAGCGTCAATCCTGGAGTGAACTCGCCCAAGCACTCAGCCAACTCCAGCTCCATCAGCGATGTCATCGACTATCAGGAGAGTGTGCTGCTGAGGCGGCAACAGCTCAGTCGGGTGGCCGAGTGGGTGCAGCACAACACCCAGCAGCTGGAGCAGAGGAACCTGCAACAGCCACCGGCGGCCAGTGACTCCAACTCGGGCACCGAACGGCAGTCCTCGTACTCCACCCTGGACCGCATGGACTCCATATCCATAGAGAAGCTGTCGATGGACTCTGGCTACAAGACCACGCCGCAGCAGCTCACCAATGGCTATCCCGAGAAGTCCACTGAGGATTCGCTGTCCCCCAAAACGGACATCACCAGCAACTCTCTGCCAGAGAATCCGGTAGGACTTGTGGCTGTCGCGCCCAACGTAGAGCCAAAGACTACGGAAATGTGCACCACCTACTACAGGAGGACCACACGGTCTGGTCTGCCGGTGGCCTACACCACTGTGGCAGTTCCTCCCTCGGAAGTCCCGGCGGGCGCAGTGTCCTCCACGTCCTCCGGATCAGAGCCGCTGATCTTGCCCGAACAGCCCACTTGTGATATTCTCAACTACAAATACTATCCCAATGACACGGACAAGACGCGATCCGTGCAGGCGGAGCTGCACACCACCACCCAGAACGTGGACATTGCCCAGATGGAGTACAACGTGAAGCAGTTCCTGCTGAAGCAGAACGAGTGGTCCATGCACGGAGCTGGAGCCGGGGCAGGAGCAGTCCCTGGGCCCGGAGGAGTGGTAGGAGTATCGCGCTTGATGCAGCGCCGGATCCTGGGTCCCGGCGTGGGGGAGAGGGTGCGCATGGCCACTCCCGGAGGAGCTGTGGCCGCCATAAGCGCCGCCACCACCCAGTCCGGCATGCTGCCGCCCCACAGAACTGAAACGAATTTATAA
- the ImpE2 gene encoding 20-hydroxyecdysone protein, which produces MKSVALILVCLALSCQARVVQLPEKPIDIPVTIIEDKQPLESLSLVKEEAQPIKPEILEEKAKEIKEKIKPEIKEEIKPEIKEEIKPEIKPEIKEDIKPEIKEEIKPEIKEDLPAKPLELKEEIKEIPQEIKETSLEIKEIPQEIKEEPKPELPEIKEQPAEIKPAEEPAKVVLKTLSAEEPTEQLAPVPNPQEQDQSEVQDSAHPQVRQATQATPTQSTTQGNFVQQLIQNSPIGQFLNQFQPQQQQTQPAAAPVQAQADEAAQPTPAPTVPGFLNPQAAFTSAQQAVQNAAQTVVNSTTQAFQGIQQFASNLGNQFQNTLSGFANPQAAVSTTPRPPGPIQQFVNNVFGGGNATAATPAQNQQQGGNPLQGIINFLGGNRPQNAPAPAATEAPAKKPEVDDKIDPNSQDEVAEFVPESENEIRASGETIDDSFEEAAVPSNEVIVVNDDAGEVADPVQPSHPAATDAVAL; this is translated from the coding sequence ATGAAGTCTGTTGCTTTGATCCTAGTTTGCTTGGCCCTAAGCTGCCAGGCTAGAGTCGTTCAGTTGCCAGAGAAGCCCATCGATATTCCAGTGACCATCATTGAGGATAAGCAGCCCCTGGAGTCCCTGTCTTTGGTGAAGGAGGAAGCCCAGCCGATCAAGCCCGAAATTCTGGAGGAGAAAGCCAAGGAAATCAAAGAGAAAATTAAGCCAGAAATTAAGGAGGAAATTAAGCCAGAAATTAAGGAAGAAATTAAGCCAGAAATCAAGCCAGAAATCAAAGAAGATATCAAGCCCGAAATCAAAGAAGAAATCAAGCCAGAAATCAAAGAGGATTTGCCTGCCAAGCCCTTAGAGCTAAAGGAGGAGATCAAGGAAATTCCCCAAGAGATCAAGGAAACTTCCCTAGAGATCAAGGAAATTCCCCAGGAGATCAAGGAGGAACCCAAGCCCGAACTACCTGAAATCAAGGAGCAGCCTGCCGAGATCAAGCCCGCCGAGGAGCCAGCCAAAGTTGTCCTGAAAACCCTGTCAGCTGAAGAGCCCACCGAGCAACTCGCACCTGTTCCCAATCCCCAGGAGCAAGATCAATCCGAGGTTCAGGACTCCGCTCATCCTCAGGTCCGTCAAGCCACCCAGGCCACCCCCACCCAGAGCACCACCCAGGGCAACTTTGTGCAGCAATTGATCCAGAACTCCCCGATCGGTCAGTTCTTGAATCAGTTCcagccccagcagcagcagactcAGCCCGCTGCGGCTCCGGTTCAAGCCCAGGCGGATGAGGCTGCTCAGCCCACTCCGGCGCCCACCGTGCCCGGCTTTCTGAATCCCCAGGCCGCCTTCACCTCCGCCCAGCAGGCTGTCCAGAACGCGGCCCAGACCGTGGTCAACTCCACCACCCAGGCCTTCCAAGGCATCCAGCAGTTCGCCAGCAATCTGGGCAACCAGTTCCAGAACACCCTCTCCGGCTTTGCCAATCCCCAGGCGGCGGTCTCCACCACTCCACGTCCTCCCGGTCCCATCCAGCAGTTCGTGAACAATGTCTTCGGCGGCGGAAACGCCACGGCAGCCACTCCAGCCCAGAACCAGCAGCAGGGAGGCAATCCCCTCCAGGGAATCATTAACTTCCTGGGCGGTAATCGCCCCCAGAatgctccagctccagctgcaACTGAGGCGCCGGCCAAAAAGCCAGAAGTCGACGACAAGATCGATCCCAACTCCCAGGACGAGGTGGCTGAGTTTGTCCCCGAATCCGAGAACGAGATCCGTGCCAGTGGCGAGACGATTGACGACTCCTTCGAGGAGGCCGCTGTGCCCTCCAACGAGGTCATCGTGGTCAACGACGACGCCGGCGAAGTGGCCGATCCTGTCCAGCCATCACATCCTGCTGCTACAGACGCCGTGGCCCTTTGA